One segment of Candidatus Nanopelagicales bacterium DNA contains the following:
- a CDS encoding aminotransferase class V-fold PLP-dependent enzyme yields the protein MTGLPRAPRGYFDAVGGLEMAPATARALSRANELGWADPIRAHQAGRQSALLAHTARASLAASLTTVTGVELTADQIFLAPTMSVAASWAIPGFRGITQIMHSPIETLALLDACQETGLPLTSLTVDALGHVDVSSRADLSQALLVIQAANIEIGTIQDLSGISSTALPLLLDATAIIGRAPVPAGWSVLLGHASSWGGPAGVTVIAAHPTSSWGPSSLAPHGWVSDGSNVPAIVAAATALESLLPHVDDQGRLTFELIEHLRTRLSHEIADVAFAGDPVQRVPHILNCSVLYVSGEALVSELDRRGFAVASGSACVADSDRASHVLVAIGAFTGGNLRISLPFNCTIDDVDALVDALVLVVGQLRAEAGA from the coding sequence ATGACTGGCCTACCCCGTGCACCTCGCGGGTACTTTGACGCCGTTGGCGGACTCGAAATGGCGCCCGCAACTGCTCGGGCACTCTCGCGGGCTAACGAGTTGGGCTGGGCAGATCCAATTCGCGCACACCAAGCAGGCCGCCAATCGGCTCTTTTAGCTCATACGGCCCGGGCCAGTCTGGCCGCCAGCCTGACAACGGTCACCGGTGTGGAACTCACAGCCGACCAGATCTTTTTGGCTCCCACGATGAGTGTGGCTGCATCATGGGCCATTCCTGGCTTTCGTGGAATCACGCAGATCATGCACAGCCCCATTGAGACCTTGGCCCTCCTTGATGCTTGCCAGGAAACTGGCCTACCGCTCACCTCGTTGACAGTTGATGCCCTCGGCCATGTTGATGTGAGTTCACGTGCAGACCTAAGTCAAGCGTTGCTGGTCATCCAGGCGGCGAATATTGAAATTGGGACAATTCAAGACTTATCTGGCATTTCATCGACTGCACTGCCCCTGTTGCTCGATGCCACCGCCATCATCGGGCGGGCACCAGTCCCTGCAGGGTGGTCCGTCCTGCTTGGCCATGCCAGTAGTTGGGGTGGACCAGCCGGAGTGACCGTGATTGCCGCACACCCGACATCTTCATGGGGACCTTCCAGCTTGGCACCGCATGGCTGGGTGAGCGATGGCTCCAATGTTCCGGCGATCGTTGCCGCAGCAACGGCACTTGAATCGCTTCTCCCCCATGTCGACGACCAAGGTCGTCTGACGTTTGAGCTCATCGAACACCTCCGCACTCGGCTTTCACATGAGATCGCCGATGTCGCATTTGCCGGTGATCCCGTTCAACGCGTTCCACACATCCTGAACTGCTCAGTGCTCTACGTCAGCGGTGAAGCGCTGGTCAGCGAACTTGATCGACGCGGATTCGCAGTAGCAAGCGGTTCAGCCTGTGTTGCAGATAGCGATCGAGCAAGTCATGTACTCGTTGCCATCGGCGCATTCACCGGTGGCAACCTGCGCATTTCACTGCCATTTAATTGCACGATTGATGATGTTGATGCACTCGTTGACGCTCTTGTGCTCGTTGTTGGCCAGTTACGCGCCGAGGCCGGCGCATGA
- the coxB gene encoding cytochrome c oxidase subunit II — MRRAAIGFGTIAIAVFLSGCTANEAFFFDLPEPATKEGFIIQDLWQGSWIAAWIVGAFTWALMLFAAVAYRRKKRQGAPVQTKYNLPIEILYTVVPLIMILGLFYFTARDQSELLTVKNDQQQSVGVVGYRWSWGFNYLDQKVYETGMPQGEGTVGEPPTLWLPVNEKVRFELNSPDVIHSFWVPSFLFKMDVIPGKTNVFELTPNKVGTFVGKCAELCGVDHSRMLFNVKVVEKPAFDAHMAELKAKGNTGTFNSEPFSNQGTMPGEKTV; from the coding sequence ATGCGGCGTGCAGCTATCGGATTTGGCACCATTGCAATTGCAGTCTTCCTCTCAGGATGTACTGCCAACGAGGCGTTCTTCTTTGATTTGCCTGAACCGGCAACCAAAGAAGGCTTCATCATCCAAGACCTCTGGCAGGGCTCATGGATCGCTGCGTGGATCGTTGGTGCTTTCACGTGGGCGCTCATGTTGTTCGCTGCGGTGGCCTACCGTCGCAAGAAGCGCCAAGGTGCTCCAGTGCAAACCAAGTACAACCTGCCAATTGAAATTCTGTACACCGTTGTGCCGTTGATCATGATCCTTGGTTTGTTCTACTTCACGGCTCGCGATCAAAGTGAACTGCTCACCGTGAAAAACGATCAGCAGCAAAGCGTCGGCGTCGTGGGTTACCGCTGGAGTTGGGGCTTTAACTACCTTGACCAGAAGGTTTACGAGACCGGAATGCCACAAGGCGAAGGCACCGTTGGTGAACCACCAACGCTGTGGCTGCCAGTCAATGAAAAGGTACGGTTCGAACTGAACTCACCTGACGTCATCCACTCCTTCTGGGTGCCAAGTTTCTTGTTCAAGATGGACGTTATTCCAGGCAAGACCAACGTTTTCGAACTCACACCAAACAAAGTAGGCACCTTCGTTGGCAAGTGTGCTGAACTGTGCGGTGTCGACCACTCACGCATGTTGTTCAACGTGAAGGTGGTTGAAAAGCCGGCTTTTGATGCGCATATGGCTGAACTCAAGGCCAAGGGCAACACCGGAACCTTTAACAGCGAACCATTTAGCAACCAAGGCACCATGCCAGGGGAGAAGACGGTATGA
- a CDS encoding sulfurtransferase TusA family protein codes for MSPELWLDERGRRCPIPVIALARAQTQWMNDDAYASRVVGVLADDPAAQYDIPAWCRLKGAEFIGEVLAPDGGVGVGYIVQFIAKNN; via the coding sequence ATGAGCCCCGAACTTTGGCTTGATGAACGCGGACGTCGTTGCCCTATTCCAGTGATCGCTCTTGCGCGTGCCCAAACACAGTGGATGAACGACGATGCTTATGCTTCACGCGTTGTTGGAGTACTCGCTGACGATCCAGCAGCGCAATATGACATTCCTGCTTGGTGCCGACTTAAAGGTGCTGAATTCATTGGTGAAGTGCTGGCACCCGATGGTGGGGTTGGTGTTGGTTACATCGTTCAATTCATTGCGAAAAACAACTAG
- the aat gene encoding leucyl/phenylalanyl-tRNA--protein transferase has product MTLIDPGPCVWNLPDPRDGEPGEEILAIGADLAPSTLLSAYCSGLFPMHVSTGELAWWSPDPRGVMDLNNLQVSRSLRKSIRRYRVTFDTAFEAVMRGCDEGRNESWITDEFISSYCALHEMGWTHSVEVWDGDELVGGLYGIEVGGLFAGESMFHRKRDASKVAFVALVERLKTAGGIRLFDVQWKTDHLASLGVVEIPRNVYLDLLAEAVAAPSCFSQ; this is encoded by the coding sequence GTGACCCTCATTGATCCGGGCCCATGTGTGTGGAATCTTCCTGATCCGCGCGACGGAGAACCCGGTGAAGAGATATTGGCAATTGGCGCTGACTTAGCTCCCTCAACATTGCTCTCTGCCTATTGCAGTGGGCTTTTTCCTATGCACGTGTCGACGGGTGAACTCGCGTGGTGGTCACCTGATCCGCGCGGAGTGATGGACCTCAATAATTTGCAGGTTTCAAGGTCATTGAGAAAATCAATTCGCCGCTATCGCGTCACGTTCGATACAGCCTTTGAAGCGGTGATGCGCGGATGTGATGAAGGCCGAAATGAATCGTGGATTACTGATGAATTCATTTCGTCATACTGCGCACTTCATGAAATGGGATGGACGCACTCAGTTGAAGTGTGGGATGGCGACGAACTTGTCGGTGGCTTGTATGGCATTGAAGTTGGCGGGTTATTCGCCGGCGAATCCATGTTTCATCGCAAACGTGATGCATCAAAAGTTGCATTCGTTGCTCTTGTGGAACGGCTTAAAACCGCTGGAGGTATTCGCCTTTTTGATGTGCAGTGGAAAACTGATCACCTAGCAAGCCTTGGGGTGGTTGAAATCCCTAGAAATGTATATCTTGATTTACTGGCAGAAGCAGTTGCTGCGCCTAGTTGTTTTTCGCAATGA